Within Bacillus sp. E(2018), the genomic segment AATTATCTTTACTTATTATAATCTTTTGTTACAATTAGGAGAAAATCGTTTCCTGAAGTTAGCAGAGGACAGCGGTGTGGACGGGGTTTTAGTGCCTGATCTGCCGTATGAAGAAAGCGGATATTTACAAGAAATGTGTTCAAAGCATAACCTTGCTCTTATCTCGCTCGTTTCTCCTACAACCCGTGAAGAAAAGCTTGCAAAACTCAGCAGAGAGGCAGAAGGCTTTTTGTATTGTATCTCTTCATTAGGTGTGACTGGCGTTAGAAGTGAGTTTAGAGCGGGACTGGATGATTTCTTAAAAGCCGCGAAACGAAACAGCCGCGTTCCGGTCTTAGTAGGGTTCGGACTGTCAACACGAGAACAGATCCAGCAGTTTGATGGCAGCAGTGATGGGTTTATAGTAGGCAGTGCGATCGTTAAAAAGATCGAGGAGCTAGAGAGTGACCTGCTAACGAACAGAGAGGAAGCGATCAAAACGTTTAAATCGTATATTGAGTCATTGCTGCCTGTCTATAGTCGTTAAAAAGGAGTGGGAAAATGCAGCCGAAACAGCAGTTGTTATCTTTAAAACCTTACAAACCAGGTAAACCAGTAGAAGAAGTGAAGCGTGAACTAGGTCTTGAAAGAATCGTGAAACTCGCTTCAAACGAGAACCCTTATGGATGTTCTGATCTTGCGAAAGAGAAAATAAATGAGGAGCTATCACAGCTACATGTATATCCTGATGGCTATTCAGCTGAGCTTAGAGAAAAGCTCTCAAACCAACTTCAAGTGAAACAGGAACAGATTATTTTCGGAAATGGATCAGATGAAGTTGTACAAATTCTTTGTCGTGCGTATCTTTCACCTGAAACCAATACCGTAATGGCAGCTCCTACTTTTCCACAATACAGACATAATGCTGTCATTGAAGGAGCTGAAGTGAGAGAGGTTCAGCTGATCGAAGGCAATCATGATCTAGATGCTATGCTTGATGCGATCGATCAAGATACGAGAATTCTCTGGCTTTGCAACCCGAACAACCCGACAGGAAACTATATTCCTGAGTCAGAATTTGTAAGCTTTATGGAAAAAGTTCCGTCTGATGTGGTCGTAGTAAGTGACGAAGCTTATTATGAATATGTGTCTGCTGCTGATTATCCAAACACACTCGATTACTTGGATAAGTATCCGAATCTAGTGATCTTAAGAACGTTCTCAAAAGCTCATGGACTAGCTGCGCTTCGAATTGGTTATGGAGTCGCACAGTCTTCTATCATCCAGTCGATCGAGCCTGCTAGAGAGCCTTTCAACACTTCTCGTATCGCTCAAGCTGCAGCGATAGGGGCATTGGAAGATGATACGTTTATTTCAGAGTGTAAAGAAAAGAACAGAAAAGGTCTAGAAATGTTCTATTCATTCTGTGATGAAAAAGGATTGTTGTACTATCCTTCTGAAGCAAACTTTATTTTGTTAGACGTTAAATCGGATGCTGATCAAGCGTTTGATTATCTTCTGCGAAAAGGTTACATCGTGCGTTCAGGAAGTGCTTTAGGTTTTCCGACCATGGTTCGAGTAACGATCGGTGAAGAAGAACAGAACAAAGAGATCATCGAACACTTAGGTGCGTACATCGACTTAGTAGTAGAGAAAGTAAATAAATAAAATACTATAACTAGCCGAATAGCCCGATTAATATTAATTCTATCGGGCTATTTTCATAATTTTCAAAAAAGTGTTGCATTTTAAATAAGCTCTATTTATAATGAATGTAATATGGTTTCTCTCCACTCCTATCCATATTATACTTTCCTGACAGCGCTTACATGTCAGGACTTTTTTTGTTCTCTTCTTTCGTTTCCTCTTAAATTTTCTATCATAAAAATCTCATCTCTATCATAACTTGTCCTATACAGAAAAAAAGGAGGCGAGCTATGCGATATATCATTGAGCGCCCGCTGCAATCGCTCGGTACAGACACTGTTCTTTCTTATCTAATAGACTCTCAAAAAATCTCCTATGTCTCACAGGGCCCTCTTAGAATGAATGTGATGAAGATGTCTATGCAAGGTTTGAAGATGATTCCTGGGCATATCAGTCCTCTTATGTCATTGAATAGATTGCCTATCGAAAAGGTAAAACAGAATCTTAGCGAGAGTGTTAGAAGTGGTACGACTACGCTTTTAGCCTCTGCAGAAATCAACTATCTTCATGAAGCAGAAACAGAGTTAAAGCGAACGAGGCATCTCTTAATATCCAGTTCAATAGACTATTGCATCGGTCTAAGCCTGTCTCCAGAAAAGATCACACCACAAATGATGAGTTTTTGCCGAAAACAGAAAGTTCCGTTCATCCAATTGATATGTAAAGATTTTGCTCAGTTAACACATGTGATCTGGGAGAGAATCAGTGAAGCTAATTTCAGTTATGGTACTGTAATCTTTCCAACCTTTCCATCGAACACCGATCAGAAGTTGAAAAATACATGGCAAAGAAAATGGAACGAGCTATCGATCAAACATCAGATCCCAACCCTTTTTCATGATCTGTGTGAAAAGGAACCGATCGCGTTACCAAGTTTAAAGATGCTTGGTCTATATCCTGTAAAAGGCGGTCTGTTCACAGGCAGTGATGCTGACTATTGTATCTACCGTACAGATGCACTACGTGATACGCTACAAGCTGTAATCGTAAGAGGCAAAATCGTCTTTACTGAGAATTCTCCAGAAACGCATCAAGGGTTTGGTAAAGAAATTATCGTAGTGAAGCCCCGTCGTTTTGGAGAATCTCTCGTATCTCGTGTATAATAAGCACTAGAATACAAGGGATAAGGGAGTTTTATCAGTGAACGAAATCCAAGATGCAATCAGGCTCGTTGAACATGGTGACGTAGAAAAAGGAATGTCGCTTTTAAATAAAATAAAACAAAAAGCTCAAGACCCAGAAAAGTTTGAAATCGCCGAAGTTTATTTGAACTGGGGCCATACAACAGAAGCAATGAACCTTTTTAATGAGTTGCTAGAAAAGTACCCTGGGGACGGAGAACTGCTCGTTTCTATTGCAGAATGCTGCTTAGATGAAGGAATGGATGAGAAAGCGATCGAGTATTTAGATCAAGTAAGTGAAGCGGATGATGAATTTCTTAGAGCACTAATTCTTCAAGCAGATCTATATGAAAGTCTTGGACTTACAGAAGTAGCCGAACGTAAGCTTACAGAAGCGCATCAAAAGGACCAGAAACATCCTGTACTTGCATATGCTTTAGGTGATTTTTATTTAAGGCAAGGTAAATTCGATTCAAGTTTGCCACTATTAAAAGTAGCGATTGATGAAAAAGCTGAAATTGAAGATGTTACATTAAGATATGCAGAAGCACTGAGCAGAGCGGGCAAGTTTGAAGAATCACTTCCATACTACAGAAAAGGTCTGGATCACCATAAAGATCTTTACAGTCTATTCGGTCATGGAGTGACTGCCTTTAAAGCAGGTGAGTTTAAAGAAGCAATCGCAAGTCTTGAAGAACTAAAAGACATGGATCCTGATTATACGACGCTATATAGCGTGCTATCTGAAGCATATGAAGAAGAAGGCGCTCTAACAGAGGCGTATGATGTGATCTCTGAAGGATTAAAAAGAGATGAGCATAACGAAAACATCTATCTACAGGCTGCTAGGTTAGCTTATAAACTTCACAACCCGGATCAAGGTGAAGAGTGGGTAAAACAAGCACTTGAAATCAATCCAACACGGATTGAACCTCTGCTGAGATTAGGAGATCAGTACATTCGTGAAGAACGGTTTGAAGATCTTCTTAGTCTCTATAAGTCTCTAGCTGAAACGAAAGAAGAGATACCGCTCATGTACTGGCATCTAGCTACAGCAAATAAAGAAACCGAGAATTATACTGAGGCTGCAAAATGGTTCGAAAAAGCTTCTCTGTTGTTTACTGAGGACCCGGTGTTCTTAGAAGAGTATGCGTATTTCCTCATAGAGGAAGGAGAGCAGAAGAAAGCGAAGACTATTCTGCAGAATTTGTTGAACCAGAGCCCTGAACGAGACGATATTGAGGATGTTTTGAATCGCCTGGAAGATTTTTAAAACTTTCTGAAGTGAAGAAGGATTTTACGAGCAGTGAGAGAATATATTTAGTATCAAGATGACGTGTTTTTGAATGATGGGGGGATTGCAATGAGCAGCACCGTTTCGGTCCTTGAAAAAAAGGATTTTATCAAATGGTTCCTTAATCATTATCAGTTAAAGAAGCGCGAATGTGTTTGGTTATTAAACTATTTAGTTAGTGATGACCAACTGATGGAGAAGGTACATTTTGTAGAGAAAGCTGAATATTGTCCAAAGGCCATAATCATGTCAACTCAATGCACAGACGGAGTTCCATTCCGTTTTTACAAGCAAAATGTTCTAACGACTGATGCCGAAAAATCATTTCATGACATCCGCTTGAACCAAGAAGAAGAGATCTATCTTGAACTTAATTTTAACGCATCACGTCTGACGCCCGAGTACGCTTCTGTATTAGAAGAAAATCCTCACATGCCTCAGAATATGTCGATGGACAAAAAATACGGCATATGGGCGGAAATGGTGTTAGAGAAGTCAATTGAAACGTACCGCAAGAATGATATTATGGCAAAAATTGATGCAGCACTAGACCAAAAGGATTATGACAGCTTTACAAAATGGACCAATGAACTAAAAAATTTAGAAAAACAGCCATCCTAGTTGTGTGAAGGCGACTCTTTAGAGAGAGTCGCCTTTTTTGTGCGCTATGAGGCTCATGGGCTAAAGGGTGTACACGTAATGGTCCGTCTCAAGCAAACGTGTTTTGCACCCAATCCACAAAATCAGACTTTGAATCCAGAAGTTTTAGCCTGCAATCCAAAAGTTTGATCACTTTATCCACGAGTTTTTCACTTTTATCCGCGAGTCGACAATTTTAGACCTATACCGACATCTGCTAATCTACCTATTTTATTAGCCAACCGCATTATGCTAGAGAGAAATATGGTACGATAAGAAGCAGTACATACCAAGTAAGGAGATTTTTTTATGAAATGGAAAACAAAAGACGCAGATGTGTTCTTGAAATCTGGTGAGTATGTGGACTCCATCTTAATTCCGTTAACACCGGTCAGTTTCTCCCATGAGTTCAAATCGAGTGTGACGATGTCAGAGTATACAGAACTGTTAACGTCAGAGATCGAGCGTCAGCTACATGGCAGGTTGTTTTTATCACCTAATTTTACATATGTAAAGAATGAAGGGGCTCTTGATCTATTAACTAGTTTTATAGAGCACGTTAAAAACTCGGGGCATTTTAAACATATCTTTCTCATGACAAGTGATGTGTATTGGAAAGAGTTCGAACAGCAACTTTCGGGGCAATTATTCTGGGTTCCTGCACTGCCACTCGAAACCATGGACGAGAAGTATAAACTTGAAGTGATAAAAGAGCAGGTAAAACCGTTGTTTCAGCTCATTTTCAACGATTGGCAAAGAAGTATAAATTCGTAATATTTACCACATGTCATATTGACATTAAAAGACAACATAAGCTATCATGTTTATGTCCTAGTAATATGTGTGTAAAAGTCCGGATGGACCGTCATTTACAGCATAAGGGGGGGAAAACAATGTCAAAGGAAGATATTTCAAGACGTCAGTTCTTAAACTACACATTAACTGGCGTAGGCGGATTTATGGCTGCCGGCATGCTTATGCCAATGGTCCGTTTCGCCCTTGATCCGATTTTGAAAGAGGGAACAGATCAAGAATTGGTAGCGGTTACGAGCGTGGAAGAGATCGCGAACGAACCTAAGCGTTTCGATTTTAAAATCAAACAAAAAGATGGCTGGTACGAGTCTGATGTCACTCAATCTGCCTGGGTTTATAAAGCGAAGAATGGTGATTTTATCGCACTTTCTCCGATCTGTAAACATCTAGGTTGTACGGTAGACTGGAATACAGATCCATCGCACCCTAACCAGTTCTTCTGTCCTTGCCACTTAGGCCGTTATACGAAGGATGGAACGAATGTTAAGGGAACTGCACCTCTTGCACCGCTTGATGTATATGACAGCCAGGTGAAAGATGGAAAGCTTTATTTAGGAAAGGCAAAACCAAGAAAGGGGGCGTAATGAATGCTACAAAAGATTTATGACTGGGTAGATGAGCGCCTGGATATTACGCCGCTTTGGAGAGATGTTGCAGACCATGAAGTACCAGAACACGTAAACCCCGCACATCATTTTTCTGCGTTCGTTTACTGTTTCGGTGGATTAACTTTCTTCATCACGGTTATCCAAATTCTTTCAGGTATGTTCTTAACGATGTACTATGTGCCTGATATCGTGAATGCTTGGGAATCCGTATATTACCTGCAAAATGAAGTGGCATTTGGAGTGATCGTACGCGGAATGCACCACTGGGGCGCGAGCCTTGTTATCGTAATGATGTTTCTACATACATTGCGCGTATTTTTCCAGGGAGCTTATAAGAAGCCAAGAGAATTAAACTGGGTTGTTGGAGTACTTATTTTCTTTGTTATGTTAGGTTTAGGTTTTACAGGTTATCTATTGCCTTGGGATATGAAAGCGCTATTTGCGACTAAAGTAGGGATTGAGATCGCTATGACGATTCCTGTCGTTGGTCCGATCGCGAAGACGTTCCTTGCCGGCGGAGAGATTATTGGAGCACAGACGCTCACGCGTTTCTTTGCGATACACGTATTCTTCCTTCCTGCAGCATTGTTAGGCTTGATGGGTGCCCATTTCTTAATGATCCGTAAACAAGGTATTTCCGGACCGTTGTAAGAACAAACATAAGATTAAAAGTTTCATAAGAGCAAAGGAGGGAAATATATGCATCGCGGTAAAGGAATGAAGTTTGTCGGTGACTCTCGTGTCCCTGCTGAACGCAAGCCGAATATTCCTAAAGACTATTCGGAGTTTCCGGGAAAAACGGAAGCGTTCTGGCCAAACTTTCTTTTAAAAGAATGGATGGTAGGAGCCGTATTCTTAATCGGATACCTTATCCTAACAATCGTCCATGAATCTCCTTTAGAGAAAAAAGCAGATCCTACCGATGCTGGATATATTCCTCTACCAGACTGGTACTTCCTATTTTTATACCAGCTTCTGAAGTACAAGTATGCGGCAGGGGATTATGTTCTTATCGGTACTGTTATTATACCGGGTCTAGCATTTGGTGCGTTAATGCTTGCGCCATTCTTAGACAAAGGGTTGGAGCGACGTCCTTCTAAACGTCCGATCGCAACGGGATTAATGTTATTAGGTTTGATCTCAGTTACATATTTAACATGGGAATCCGTTGTAACGCACGATTGGGAAAAAGCGAAAACTCAAGGTAAGATCGTTGATGTAAGTTTTGATGAAAACGATCCTGGATACAAGATCTACCAAAAGCAGAGCTGCGTAGGCTGTCATGGTAACACGTTATCAGGTGGAGCATCAGGACCATCATTAGTTGGAACAGGTTTAAAACCTGAAGAGATCATGAAGATCGCTAAAGAAGGTAAGCCACCAGGCATGCCTCCGAATGCGTTCAAGGGTTCGGATAAAGAGCTAAAGCAATTAGCCGAATTTATCTCAAAACTAGAAAAGAAATAAATGATAAAAGCCGGCTCAGTATGGGTCGGCTTTTTTCCTGAACACAGAAAGAAAAGGAGCATGTGATTATGTCCTGGATTCGAACGATCATCATGGATCGAATGTTTTTACTAGCACTTCTCATGATCAACATTTTAGGCACTATCTATGGTTATTATTGGTACCTTTACCAGCTCAAAGAGACGCCTTGGTACTTTTTGCCGTTCGTCCCTGATAGTCCGACAGCATCTTTGTTCTTTGTCTTTGTCATCATCGGTTTTTTAAGGGATAAACAGAATGGGCTGATCGAGGCATTGGCTGTTGCAACGCTTTTTAAGTATGGGATATGGGCTGTAGGAATGAACCTTGGTGGTGCCCTTGTTGGAACGCCACTTGATCTGATTAACTACATGCTTATTTTTTCACACCTCGGTATGGCGGTTCAAGGGCTGCTTTACGCTCCGTTTTATAAAATCAAGGGTTGGCACGTAACCGTGGCTGCACTCGTCCTATTTCATAACGAGATCATCGACTATGTGTTTGATATGATGCCGAGATATGACATTCTTGATCCGTATCAAGATATGATCGGTTATTTAACTTTTTGGTTGTCTGCGCTATCAATTTTCATTGTTTGGAAGATGAGAAAAGCGTAAGTACGCTACAATTCCTTAATTATAGGTCTATCCTTGTCCCAGCTTTCATACGTTTTAAGTATAAGGGTACAGGAGGGACAACGGATGAGAAGGTTTAGATGGGCATTGATGGTTCTTTGTATGGTTTTTGGACTCGCTATGCCAGTACTTGCATCAAATCATACAGAAACGAAGGATTGGTCTGAGATCAATGAGCTAACGAGTGAGATCTGGGAGCTTGGTAAGATAGAACGGTATGAAGAAGCTGCGGGTGTATTGCAGTTTACTTCGGCCAACATCATTCATATAGAAGATGTCTTGTCCTTGAGACCGGAACAGAAGCGTCTCGTTGAATATACGTTCAGAGATGCTGTGTCTTCTCTTCAGAATCCCGAATGGTCGAAAGAAAAAAAGTTAAACAAGCTCACAGAGGTTCGCTTATTAGTGGATGCCCTTCAGACTGACTATGAGCCGTTATGGAAAAAAACAGGGCTGATGATGTTAGAGCCTTTTATCACGATGGAAAAAGGAATAAGTGAAGATGATTCTGTGGCGTTTCATCAAGCTGCTAACCTTTTACTCGAACGGTACGAAACGGTCAGGCCGGCACTCATGGTCGACCTTGAAGATGAAGATCTTCAAAAGCTCGATGAACATGTTTCTTACGTGGATACGAATCGCAGTCAGATTCTTACGGATTCTGCCCATCAAAAACAGCTTGAAACAGCGGCTGCTGATTTTGAAGCACTGTTCTTCGCGAAAAAAGATAATTCAGAGCCATCGCTCTTTTGGCTAATATTTTCAATCGGTGGAATCATATCATCAACACTAGCTTACGTAGGATGGAGAAAATACAAAGGTGATCAGCAAGATGGATTAAGAGTACCGGATAAACGGTAATGGGTAATGAGTCATGCGTATTCTTTGACAAACTGTGAGCTGAAAACGTAAAATGTGAGTATCAAAAGCTTTTTATATGGAGGAATGCCAACGATGGGTGGATTTTTAATCTACTTCGCAATTTTGCTTATCGTTCCAATCTGGGCTCAGATGCGAGTGAAAAGCACGTACAAAAAGTATTCAAAAGTGAGTAACAGCACAGGTAAGACAGGTGCAGAAGTGGCAAGAGAGATTCTAGACCAAAATGGACTTTACAGTGTTCAGGTAGAGCCAGTCAGAGGCATGTTATCTGATCATTACGACCCTCGCAGTAAAGTAGTTCGTTTATCTGAAGATAACTATTACGGAAGTTCGATTGCAGGTGCAGCAGTTGCAGCCCATGAAGTAGGGCATGCGATTCAAGATGCAGAAGGTTATGCTTTCTTGCGCTTCAGACATGCGTTAGTTCCTGTAGCTAACATCGGATCTAACTTTTCGTTTCTATTGATTCTTGGTGGTATGCTTTTAAGCTCGATGAATATGTTCCTTCTAGGGATCATCTTCATGTCAGTAGCTGTATTGTTTCAGTTCGTTACACTGCCGGTTGAGTTTAATGCAAGCTCTCGTGCGATGGACCAGATCGTTTCAACGGGTCTGATCCGTAACAACGAAGAGCGAGGAGCTCGTAAAGTTCTAAATGCTGCTGCATTAACTTATGTAGCTGGTGCTCTTGTGGCGTTACTCGAACTAGCACGATTCATCTTCATGTTCTTAGGGATGAACCAAGACGATTAATATTAAACTAACAGTAAAGCTCCCGATACGTATCGGGAGCTTTTTTTATCTACCTATTGGGTTCTTATCGGCATCTAGGGTAAAACCTTCACCGATAACCTCATGAACGTCATTTACTGTAACAAATGCATGCGGATCAATGCGTTCGATCACCTGCTTGATTCGAACGATCTCGTTCTTAGCGATTACGCAGTACAATACTTCACGTATATTTCCTGTAAACGAACCTTTACCGTTTAAGATGGTCGCACCACGATCTAATTCTTTGATGATGTCTGCTGCGATCTCGGTATTTTTATCCGAGAAGATCATGACCGCTTTACCAGCATAAGCGCCTTCTTGCATAAAATCGATCACACGGGCACCGATGAATACGGCAACGAGAGTGTACATCGCTTCTTTGTAGTCTAAGTAGACGAGAGAGATCGCGATAACCACGAAATCAAAGATGAACATCGTCTTACCCATACTCCAGCCTAAAAATTTATGACCGAGTCTTGCGATGATATCCACACCGCCAGTCGTTCCGCCAAAACGGAAGATGATTCCTAGTCCAACTCCTATAAATACACCAGCAAATAATGCTGCGAGTGTCATATCTTCTTTAAGGTTGATCGTAACAAATGAAAAGCGTTGAAAGATAAACAAAAATACCGATACGGCAACTGTTCCGATGATCGTATAGATGAAGGCGTTTCTTCCAAGCAACTTCCAGCCGACAAAGAACAATGGAATGTTAAGTGCCAGGTTAGAATAAGAAGGATCGATCGAGAAAAGAAAATAGAGAATAAGTGTGATCCCTGTAAAACCACCTTCTGCCAAATTGTTCGTCATATTAAAATGAACGATTCCAAAAGAAAAGATGGCTGCACCAAGTAAGATGAATAAAATATTTTTTAGTTTGATTGGATAAGTCATATGAGGCCTACTTTCTACAAAAATACTAAGGTTGTTTTTAGTCATGCCTTCCTATTATAAGCGAAATTTCAACAAATTTGTCAAACAGAAAAAATACCGATAACATAAAGAAGACTAATATTGAATGAGGAGTGTCAACATCATGGCCAATCGTA encodes:
- a CDS encoding tetratricopeptide repeat protein, which encodes MNEIQDAIRLVEHGDVEKGMSLLNKIKQKAQDPEKFEIAEVYLNWGHTTEAMNLFNELLEKYPGDGELLVSIAECCLDEGMDEKAIEYLDQVSEADDEFLRALILQADLYESLGLTEVAERKLTEAHQKDQKHPVLAYALGDFYLRQGKFDSSLPLLKVAIDEKAEIEDVTLRYAEALSRAGKFEESLPYYRKGLDHHKDLYSLFGHGVTAFKAGEFKEAIASLEELKDMDPDYTTLYSVLSEAYEEEGALTEAYDVISEGLKRDEHNENIYLQAARLAYKLHNPDQGEEWVKQALEINPTRIEPLLRLGDQYIREERFEDLLSLYKSLAETKEEIPLMYWHLATANKETENYTEAAKWFEKASLLFTEDPVFLEEYAYFLIEEGEQKKAKTILQNLLNQSPERDDIEDVLNRLEDF
- a CDS encoding zinc metallopeptidase, which translates into the protein MGGFLIYFAILLIVPIWAQMRVKSTYKKYSKVSNSTGKTGAEVAREILDQNGLYSVQVEPVRGMLSDHYDPRSKVVRLSEDNYYGSSIAGAAVAAHEVGHAIQDAEGYAFLRFRHALVPVANIGSNFSFLLILGGMLLSSMNMFLLGIIFMSVAVLFQFVTLPVEFNASSRAMDQIVSTGLIRNNEERGARKVLNAAALTYVAGALVALLELARFIFMFLGMNQDD
- a CDS encoding YitT family protein, with translation MTYPIKLKNILFILLGAAIFSFGIVHFNMTNNLAEGGFTGITLILYFLFSIDPSYSNLALNIPLFFVGWKLLGRNAFIYTIIGTVAVSVFLFIFQRFSFVTINLKEDMTLAALFAGVFIGVGLGIIFRFGGTTGGVDIIARLGHKFLGWSMGKTMFIFDFVVIAISLVYLDYKEAMYTLVAVFIGARVIDFMQEGAYAGKAVMIFSDKNTEIAADIIKELDRGATILNGKGSFTGNIREVLYCVIAKNEIVRIKQVIERIDPHAFVTVNDVHEVIGEGFTLDADKNPIGR
- a CDS encoding ubiquinol-cytochrome c reductase iron-sulfur subunit; the protein is MSKEDISRRQFLNYTLTGVGGFMAAGMLMPMVRFALDPILKEGTDQELVAVTSVEEIANEPKRFDFKIKQKDGWYESDVTQSAWVYKAKNGDFIALSPICKHLGCTVDWNTDPSHPNQFFCPCHLGRYTKDGTNVKGTAPLAPLDVYDSQVKDGKLYLGKAKPRKGA
- the trpA gene encoding tryptophan synthase subunit alpha, with the translated sequence MNKRWEVFQHSSDYRFTPYIMAGDPCEEATIELSLALEECGAHALELGVPYSDPLADGPVIQRAGMRGLAQNMNLEKTVKLVSKLRERGLKIPVIIFTYYNLLLQLGENRFLKLAEDSGVDGVLVPDLPYEESGYLQEMCSKHNLALISLVSPTTREEKLAKLSREAEGFLYCISSLGVTGVRSEFRAGLDDFLKAAKRNSRVPVLVGFGLSTREQIQQFDGSSDGFIVGSAIVKKIEELESDLLTNREEAIKTFKSYIESLLPVYSR
- a CDS encoding YpiF family protein, which translates into the protein MKWKTKDADVFLKSGEYVDSILIPLTPVSFSHEFKSSVTMSEYTELLTSEIERQLHGRLFLSPNFTYVKNEGALDLLTSFIEHVKNSGHFKHIFLMTSDVYWKEFEQQLSGQLFWVPALPLETMDEKYKLEVIKEQVKPLFQLIFNDWQRSINS
- the qcrB gene encoding menaquinol-cytochrome c reductase cytochrome b subunit, giving the protein MLQKIYDWVDERLDITPLWRDVADHEVPEHVNPAHHFSAFVYCFGGLTFFITVIQILSGMFLTMYYVPDIVNAWESVYYLQNEVAFGVIVRGMHHWGASLVIVMMFLHTLRVFFQGAYKKPRELNWVVGVLIFFVMLGLGFTGYLLPWDMKALFATKVGIEIAMTIPVVGPIAKTFLAGGEIIGAQTLTRFFAIHVFFLPAALLGLMGAHFLMIRKQGISGPL
- the hisC gene encoding histidinol-phosphate transaminase, which codes for MQPKQQLLSLKPYKPGKPVEEVKRELGLERIVKLASNENPYGCSDLAKEKINEELSQLHVYPDGYSAELREKLSNQLQVKQEQIIFGNGSDEVVQILCRAYLSPETNTVMAAPTFPQYRHNAVIEGAEVREVQLIEGNHDLDAMLDAIDQDTRILWLCNPNNPTGNYIPESEFVSFMEKVPSDVVVVSDEAYYEYVSAADYPNTLDYLDKYPNLVILRTFSKAHGLAALRIGYGVAQSSIIQSIEPAREPFNTSRIAQAAAIGALEDDTFISECKEKNRKGLEMFYSFCDEKGLLYYPSEANFILLDVKSDADQAFDYLLRKGYIVRSGSALGFPTMVRVTIGEEEQNKEIIEHLGAYIDLVVEKVNK
- a CDS encoding menaquinol-cytochrome c reductase cytochrome b/c subunit, which translates into the protein MHRGKGMKFVGDSRVPAERKPNIPKDYSEFPGKTEAFWPNFLLKEWMVGAVFLIGYLILTIVHESPLEKKADPTDAGYIPLPDWYFLFLYQLLKYKYAAGDYVLIGTVIIPGLAFGALMLAPFLDKGLERRPSKRPIATGLMLLGLISVTYLTWESVVTHDWEKAKTQGKIVDVSFDENDPGYKIYQKQSCVGCHGNTLSGGASGPSLVGTGLKPEEIMKIAKEGKPPGMPPNAFKGSDKELKQLAEFISKLEKK
- a CDS encoding DUF1405 domain-containing protein; amino-acid sequence: MSWIRTIIMDRMFLLALLMINILGTIYGYYWYLYQLKETPWYFLPFVPDSPTASLFFVFVIIGFLRDKQNGLIEALAVATLFKYGIWAVGMNLGGALVGTPLDLINYMLIFSHLGMAVQGLLYAPFYKIKGWHVTVAALVLFHNEIIDYVFDMMPRYDILDPYQDMIGYLTFWLSALSIFIVWKMRKA
- a CDS encoding ReoY family proteolytic degradation factor is translated as MSSTVSVLEKKDFIKWFLNHYQLKKRECVWLLNYLVSDDQLMEKVHFVEKAEYCPKAIIMSTQCTDGVPFRFYKQNVLTTDAEKSFHDIRLNQEEEIYLELNFNASRLTPEYASVLEENPHMPQNMSMDKKYGIWAEMVLEKSIETYRKNDIMAKIDAALDQKDYDSFTKWTNELKNLEKQPS
- a CDS encoding sporulation protein YpjB — encoded protein: MRRFRWALMVLCMVFGLAMPVLASNHTETKDWSEINELTSEIWELGKIERYEEAAGVLQFTSANIIHIEDVLSLRPEQKRLVEYTFRDAVSSLQNPEWSKEKKLNKLTEVRLLVDALQTDYEPLWKKTGLMMLEPFITMEKGISEDDSVAFHQAANLLLERYETVRPALMVDLEDEDLQKLDEHVSYVDTNRSQILTDSAHQKQLETAAADFEALFFAKKDNSEPSLFWLIFSIGGIISSTLAYVGWRKYKGDQQDGLRVPDKR